Proteins encoded within one genomic window of Candidatus Cloacimonadota bacterium:
- a CDS encoding SIS domain-containing protein translates to MKKKLTIVLYRLIDLIDRFKIPIPIFGIGCGVLGLSIVKVSPKLGEYASLLLKSLEYRGYDSTGAVFQDDKKNIVSMKDVGAPSTLIETLQINKQQGKIFCGQVRWATFGKVDKINAQPHEVHCKVHLYGAHNGNITNTPQLKTFLLHQGHKILSDNDGETLVHTIEHYFDIELERRSPDKKVDIETRKKCLRQAIISASEAMIGSYAAVIVDPVTEMTYGIKSGSSLYFGIGTIEGDNRFSLVSSDLTAILKFTKYLVDMKEGSFVEFNGDSYKIYAFKDLMFKKLNQPNLQYSKGDIIDTKPVRSKLRVEDTELLPEFEYFMEQEIHAEVDTTGRLIKIINGGSNTGRRMIAFLRKYKMQSLFEKLTEDILGEEKFDNQQKLFDLFISNKLSDNFLKKIIEHYTAIYDELVKEDFEKKYFFSSEKNVFIDLIGKEFDKKRILVSKALDSVTEHNDHKSFETKIQEFTSLVGKTLESSRTIYTMSCGTSFHATKVGAMFFNEIAGVEIIPVLPGEFRGQYNKCLQNNDVVIGVSQSGETKDLIDIFNDIDNMPININKIVLVNNINSTLGQEKSDVSIPIYCGQEIAVPATKSFINQITLFYYLAIRTAAKKLDMIEEGKLNSEKANLSYKNFEKYRKFFRDIPLLIKETIESTKDQIDFVAGKIYLEPSIHILATKLVGVAKEGALKVRETVLNHTEGQEGSEFKHGPNTILGKNTIYGLKNIKAMTKYTDKISDQVEILGIKRKIPYEVRREVTKALMKYIFDKTFPFHFSKEATDLFKEIVQEFNVFDSLFRNYPIAYITGPEERDVNLTISQINTHKIRGADTFIIAEENEKLMENAMKNPNSDGSYYGCGYIILPKTGDTLMTTFSATIVLQLLALKMSIRKMQYLDRLGMLDHGVHPDVPKNVSKSITVD, encoded by the coding sequence ATGAAAAAGAAGTTAACAATAGTTCTTTATAGATTGATTGATCTTATTGATAGGTTCAAAATACCAATCCCGATTTTTGGTATTGGTTGTGGAGTTTTAGGATTGAGTATCGTTAAAGTTTCACCAAAACTTGGTGAATATGCCTCTCTGTTATTGAAATCTCTCGAATATCGGGGATATGATTCGACCGGGGCTGTTTTTCAGGATGACAAAAAGAACATTGTCTCTATGAAAGATGTTGGAGCACCAAGTACTCTTATAGAGACACTACAGATCAATAAACAACAAGGCAAGATCTTTTGCGGCCAGGTTCGTTGGGCAACTTTCGGCAAGGTTGATAAGATCAATGCCCAACCTCATGAAGTTCATTGTAAAGTTCATCTTTATGGAGCTCATAACGGTAACATAACGAATACTCCACAATTGAAAACATTTCTACTTCATCAGGGTCATAAAATTCTTTCTGATAATGATGGGGAAACGCTTGTTCATACTATTGAGCACTATTTTGACATTGAGCTGGAACGCAGATCTCCCGACAAGAAAGTAGATATTGAAACAAGAAAAAAGTGTTTGAGACAAGCAATTATATCGGCTTCAGAAGCCATGATAGGTTCGTATGCTGCAGTAATAGTTGATCCGGTAACAGAGATGACTTATGGTATAAAATCTGGTAGTTCATTATATTTTGGTATTGGAACAATAGAGGGTGATAATCGATTTTCTCTCGTATCATCAGATCTGACTGCTATTCTCAAATTCACAAAATATCTTGTAGATATGAAAGAGGGTTCGTTTGTTGAATTTAACGGTGATTCATACAAGATTTATGCCTTCAAAGACCTGATGTTTAAAAAGTTAAACCAACCTAATCTACAATATTCCAAGGGAGATATAATCGACACGAAGCCGGTCAGATCTAAGCTTAGAGTTGAAGATACTGAACTGCTGCCTGAGTTTGAATATTTCATGGAACAGGAGATTCACGCGGAAGTTGATACAACCGGTCGTTTGATAAAGATCATCAACGGTGGTTCTAATACCGGACGTAGGATGATTGCCTTCTTAAGAAAGTACAAGATGCAGAGCTTATTCGAGAAGCTGACTGAAGATATTTTGGGAGAAGAGAAGTTCGATAATCAGCAGAAACTCTTTGATTTGTTTATATCAAATAAGCTATCAGATAATTTTCTTAAGAAGATAATAGAGCATTATACAGCCATTTATGATGAGTTGGTAAAAGAGGATTTTGAGAAGAAGTACTTTTTCTCAAGTGAGAAAAATGTCTTTATCGATCTGATTGGCAAAGAGTTTGATAAGAAGAGAATATTGGTAAGCAAAGCACTCGACTCTGTTACTGAGCATAATGATCATAAGAGTTTTGAAACTAAGATCCAAGAGTTTACTTCCCTTGTTGGAAAAACACTTGAGAGTAGCAGAACTATCTATACTATGTCTTGCGGTACTTCTTTTCACGCTACTAAAGTGGGAGCGATGTTCTTTAATGAGATCGCTGGAGTAGAGATCATTCCTGTGCTTCCAGGTGAGTTTCGCGGTCAATACAATAAGTGTCTGCAGAATAATGATGTGGTAATTGGTGTATCGCAAAGCGGCGAGACAAAGGATTTGATTGATATTTTCAACGATATTGACAACATGCCGATCAATATCAATAAAATAGTGCTGGTAAATAATATTAACTCAACACTGGGACAGGAGAAGAGTGATGTTTCTATCCCTATTTACTGTGGGCAAGAAATAGCAGTACCGGCCACCAAGAGTTTTATAAATCAGATCACACTTTTTTACTATTTAGCTATCAGGACTGCTGCAAAGAAACTAGATATGATAGAAGAAGGTAAGTTGAACTCTGAAAAAGCCAATCTTTCCTACAAGAATTTTGAAAAGTACCGTAAATTCTTCCGTGATATTCCACTGCTGATAAAAGAGACGATCGAATCGACAAAAGATCAAATCGACTTTGTTGCCGGTAAGATATACTTGGAACCTTCAATTCATATCTTAGCGACCAAGCTGGTTGGAGTAGCTAAAGAAGGTGCACTAAAAGTTAGGGAAACTGTTCTTAATCATACCGAGGGGCAGGAGGGCTCTGAATTCAAACATGGACCTAACACTATTCTCGGGAAAAATACTATATATGGACTCAAGAATATCAAAGCAATGACCAAATACACCGACAAGATCTCTGATCAGGTTGAGATTTTGGGTATTAAGAGAAAGATTCCTTATGAAGTTCGAAGGGAAGTAACGAAAGCATTAATGAAATACATCTTCGATAAGACATTCCCCTTTCATTTCTCCAAAGAAGCCACAGACCTTTTCAAGGAAATCGTACAAGAATTCAACGTGTTTGATTCTTTGTTCCGTAATTATCCGATCGCCTATATAACAGGACCGGAAGAACGGGATGTTAACTTGACAATTTCACAGATCAATACTCATAAGATCAGAGGAGCAGATACTTTTATCATAGCCGAAGAGAATGAAAAATTGATGGAAAATGCTATGAAGAATCCCAATAGTGATGGCTCTTATTACGGTTGTGGTTATATAATACTACCCAAGACAGGTGATACTTTGATGACGACTTTTTCTGCTACTATTGTTCTACAACTACTGGCATTGAAAATGAGTATCAGAAAGATGCAGTATCTCGATCGCCTTGGTATGCTTGATCACGGAGTACATCCTGATGTTCCAAAAAATGTATCCAAATCAATTACAGTAGATTAA
- a CDS encoding FecR family protein gives MKQIILAAILLVLLTSISFAESPVALTLRMRGDITLQRADKENKLHEGLPLINRDVLNSRDDSFAFIKFIDDGATVRLFANSILSINADKEDDKLNKTSFLSIGTIFSNINSRRGRYEIETPTTVASVKGTEGFIDTEEDGTTYIITLKGEFEVENTISGRQADVPAGYTCKSSPNGDLEVYLTEEIDQEWLDAIADMPHSDSNKLKIEIMNQDNERKIIEIELE, from the coding sequence ATGAAACAGATAATATTGGCTGCTATTCTACTGGTTTTGTTAACCAGTATCTCATTTGCTGAATCTCCAGTTGCTTTGACCCTTCGCATGAGGGGAGATATTACACTCCAACGCGCTGATAAAGAGAATAAATTGCATGAAGGATTACCTCTTATTAATCGGGATGTTCTCAATAGTCGCGATGATTCTTTTGCTTTTATTAAGTTTATTGATGATGGTGCTACGGTGAGACTTTTTGCTAATTCGATTTTGTCTATCAATGCCGATAAAGAAGACGATAAATTGAATAAAACATCATTTCTTAGTATTGGTACTATTTTTTCTAATATAAACAGCCGACGTGGAAGATATGAAATCGAGACCCCTACCACAGTTGCTTCTGTTAAGGGAACAGAGGGCTTTATTGATACTGAAGAAGATGGTACAACTTATATCATTACCTTAAAAGGGGAATTTGAAGTAGAAAATACTATTTCGGGTAGGCAGGCAGATGTTCCTGCTGGCTATACCTGTAAATCAAGCCCGAACGGAGATCTTGAGGTTTATCTTACTGAAGAGATCGACCAGGAATGGTTAGATGCTATTGCAGACATGCCACATAGTGATAGCAACAAACTAAAAATTGAAATTATGAATCAAGATAATGAGAGAAAGATCATCGAAATCGAATTAGAGTAA
- the ispD gene encoding 2-C-methyl-D-erythritol 4-phosphate cytidylyltransferase: MKNVAIITAGGVGKRYPGKDKKQYLDINGKPVLIWSVENFYFHPDIESIYVTAPTDSLNYTKSLLDMHFPDKSIVVVKGGEVRQESVYNALSLVPSNTDYVLIHDGVRPLITLEEITKLLDLVREHKAVIPGHKIRNTIKEVKGNKVINTLPRTLLYEIFTPQVFAYQLIADCHKKAVEDKVVFTDDAAILEYFGYPVYVAETSAYNIKITEPADYEFVKLLISKRL; the protein is encoded by the coding sequence ATGAAAAATGTAGCCATAATCACAGCGGGTGGAGTAGGAAAGCGCTATCCGGGAAAAGATAAAAAGCAATATCTTGATATCAATGGAAAGCCGGTTCTTATCTGGTCTGTAGAAAACTTTTATTTTCATCCTGATATTGAAAGTATTTATGTTACTGCCCCGACAGATAGTTTGAACTATACTAAATCTTTACTAGATATGCATTTTCCGGATAAGAGCATTGTTGTAGTGAAGGGTGGGGAGGTCAGACAGGAGTCTGTATATAATGCACTTTCGTTAGTCCCGAGCAATACGGATTACGTGTTAATCCATGATGGGGTTAGACCATTAATCACTTTAGAGGAGATTACCAAGTTATTAGATCTAGTTAGAGAACATAAAGCAGTTATTCCAGGGCATAAGATAAGAAATACAATAAAAGAAGTAAAGGGTAATAAGGTCATCAATACACTACCACGTACTTTACTATATGAAATTTTTACACCCCAAGTATTTGCTTACCAGCTTATAGCTGATTGCCATAAAAAGGCAGTAGAAGACAAGGTGGTTTTTACAGATGATGCAGCAATTTTGGAATATTTCGGTTATCCTGTATATGTAGCTGAGACATCAGCATATAATATCAAAATAACTGAACCGGCAGATTATGAGTTCGTAAAGCTCTTGATCAGTAAAAGGTTATGA
- a CDS encoding adenylate/guanylate cyclase domain-containing protein: MFKKNIHYLIIPIILFIFAQIIFQTHFWHFLEYKAYDTLFRIRGVKQTTEQIVIIAIDDDSFSSLDMRWPFPRELYARMINNLNRAGAKQIVFDISFTETSYLDDDEALIKAAEEFENVIFAGKMVHDHRTRYDITQLIKPIPPIRERNFNWGLVNISPDIDGFIRRYTLFEEYGHLFYYPIGIVSLANLYQYDYYWKSKIHLEAGFINLHDCKIPKIYGNRALIQYYGPPKTFQHFSFSSVIDDSDYLLPGIETEDFQINEFYYLLDREVFKDKIVLIGATVDELHDVFQTPFTSQRLMPGVEIHANFIEMVLQNDFLETFSPFYMFFIVLLVALLCYFIFTNMKPVISLFFSLLFIFAYLFLAFSYFTNSNLVLALLPIPFIIIVTYLGSLVYHYIKASRERKFIKKTFMHFMAPELVNELLKNPKMLKYGGAQQEITVLFSDIRDFTNYSEKHSPQDTVTILQEYLTEMVEIIIKNRGIVDKFVGDEIMALYGTPVKLENSALAACKSAVQMRLRMNELCKKWEKEGKDIFEIGIGINTGPAVVGNLGSQQIFDYTAIGDTINLCARLENLNKEYETQTKIIISEYTLQHVEKFVDVRFIDEVKVKGKDIAVKIYELVNIKVTPIT, translated from the coding sequence ATGTTTAAAAAGAACATACATTATCTGATCATTCCAATTATTCTATTTATTTTCGCTCAGATCATCTTCCAGACTCATTTCTGGCATTTCTTAGAATATAAAGCATATGACACCCTGTTCCGTATCAGGGGAGTAAAGCAAACAACAGAACAAATTGTTATTATTGCTATTGATGATGATTCATTCAGTTCTCTTGATATGCGCTGGCCCTTTCCCAGAGAGCTATATGCCCGCATGATCAACAACTTGAACAGGGCTGGAGCGAAACAGATCGTCTTCGATATCAGTTTTACAGAAACTTCTTACCTGGATGATGATGAAGCTCTGATCAAAGCTGCTGAAGAGTTCGAAAATGTTATTTTTGCCGGAAAAATGGTGCATGATCATCGAACACGATATGATATTACACAATTGATCAAACCAATACCCCCAATCAGAGAAAGGAATTTCAACTGGGGACTGGTCAATATTAGCCCAGATATTGATGGATTTATCAGAAGATATACTCTCTTTGAAGAATATGGGCATCTATTTTATTATCCAATCGGAATCGTATCTTTAGCAAACCTTTATCAATACGATTATTACTGGAAAAGCAAGATCCACTTAGAAGCTGGTTTTATTAACCTACATGATTGCAAAATTCCTAAAATTTATGGTAATCGTGCACTCATTCAATACTATGGACCACCAAAGACTTTTCAGCATTTTTCCTTTTCCAGTGTTATCGATGATAGTGATTATCTCCTGCCTGGTATTGAAACCGAGGATTTCCAGATAAACGAATTCTATTATCTTCTTGATAGGGAAGTATTTAAGGATAAAATTGTTCTAATTGGTGCAACTGTTGATGAATTGCATGATGTGTTTCAAACACCCTTTACATCACAACGTTTGATGCCCGGAGTAGAAATTCATGCTAATTTTATCGAAATGGTGCTACAGAATGATTTCTTAGAGACTTTCTCACCCTTCTATATGTTTTTTATCGTATTGTTGGTTGCGCTTCTCTGTTACTTTATCTTTACAAATATGAAGCCGGTAATTTCTCTTTTTTTTAGTTTACTCTTCATCTTTGCTTATCTCTTTCTTGCCTTCTCATACTTTACTAACAGTAACCTTGTACTTGCCTTACTTCCAATACCATTCATCATAATCGTTACTTATCTTGGTAGTTTGGTTTATCATTACATAAAAGCAAGCAGAGAACGTAAGTTTATTAAGAAAACCTTTATGCATTTCATGGCGCCGGAATTAGTCAATGAACTGCTAAAAAATCCAAAGATGCTCAAGTATGGTGGTGCACAACAAGAAATAACCGTACTCTTTTCAGATATACGTGATTTTACAAACTACTCTGAAAAACACTCACCGCAGGACACAGTTACAATATTACAGGAATACCTGACCGAGATGGTAGAGATAATTATCAAAAACCGCGGTATTGTGGATAAGTTCGTTGGTGATGAGATCATGGCACTATACGGAACTCCGGTTAAATTAGAAAACTCAGCACTTGCTGCCTGTAAGTCAGCAGTACAAATGCGGCTTAGGATGAACGAACTTTGTAAAAAATGGGAAAAAGAGGGCAAAGATATTTTCGAAATCGGGATCGGTATTAATACCGGTCCTGCTGTTGTCGGAAACCTCGGTTCGCAGCAGATCTTCGATTATACTGCTATCGGAGATACAATAAACCTTTGTGCCCGTTTAGAAAACCTTAACAAAGAGTATGAAACCCAAACCAAGATCATAATCAGCGAATATACACTACAACATGTAGAGAAATTTGTCGATGTCAGGTTTATTGACGAAGTTAAAGTAAAGGGAAAAGATATCGCTGTTAAGATATATGAACTAGTCAATATCAAAGTAACACCAATAACATAA
- the ispF gene encoding 2-C-methyl-D-erythritol 2,4-cyclodiphosphate synthase, with product MKIGLGYDVHRLIEGRKLILGGVEIPFSKGCLGHSDADVLIHSLIDALLGALALGDIGKLFPDSDDKYKDIDSRILLRKSYNLVKGKDYQIGNIDITICLQEPKLCHYIEAMRKNLASDLETDIANISVKATTEEGLGISGSQDGVCCYSVVLLNPIS from the coding sequence ATGAAAATCGGCTTAGGTTATGATGTACATCGTCTGATTGAGGGACGAAAGTTAATCCTCGGTGGCGTGGAAATCCCCTTCTCAAAAGGTTGCTTAGGGCATTCTGATGCCGATGTACTTATTCATTCTCTTATTGATGCTTTGTTAGGTGCTCTGGCATTAGGTGATATCGGTAAGTTATTCCCCGACTCTGATGATAAATACAAGGACATCGATAGCAGGATCCTCTTACGGAAATCTTACAATCTGGTAAAAGGAAAGGATTACCAGATCGGCAACATTGACATTACTATCTGTTTACAGGAACCTAAGTTATGTCATTATATTGAGGCAATGCGCAAGAATCTGGCTTCTGACTTAGAGACCGATATTGCTAATATTTCCGTAAAAGCTACTACTGAAGAGGGTTTAGGGATCAGTGGTTCTCAAGACGGAGTTTGTTGCTATTCGGTTGTTCTGCTAAATCCAATATCCTAA
- the aroA gene encoding 3-phosphoshikimate 1-carboxyvinyltransferase → MKYTFNGQGLITLPGSKSIAIRALIVATFLNKPLKIYNFPSCEDSITLLEALQILGFKSQVEKDFLNLSPPTTVTLNPDIYIKDSAAALRFLLLRLAGWQDMNARIKLSPQLNERPVEPFLDLIPALGGDAFKSGTMIYVKGKVFLSLTKEAEEILAQNASISSQFLSAILLSTPLFEKGIRIKQTKEQVSSSYISLTLKVLESFGIKIYREEGYVVINQQDYLNPETYTIEEDFSSACYFWALGALSSNPIGIVTEKTTSQQADFQFLELLRNMGAAVNITGKTITVKSRALHGTEADMGDMPDQVPTLAVLALFADSKTKITNIHHLRYKESDRISALVTELLKIGIDIHFEGETLTINPLLSDPPPVTLNTYNDHRLVMSFTILTSIFQQIQIDSRESVRKSFPDFFDKLAMITV, encoded by the coding sequence ATGAAATATACATTTAACGGGCAGGGGTTGATAACCCTGCCCGGTTCTAAATCTATCGCCATCAGAGCTTTGATCGTTGCTACATTTTTAAACAAACCGCTCAAGATCTACAACTTTCCTTCATGTGAAGATTCTATAACACTGTTAGAAGCTCTTCAGATATTGGGTTTTAAATCACAAGTTGAAAAAGATTTTCTCAATTTAAGTCCACCCACAACAGTAACTCTAAATCCTGATATATATATCAAAGATTCTGCAGCTGCTTTAAGATTTCTCCTTCTCAGATTGGCAGGTTGGCAAGATATGAACGCCAGAATAAAACTTAGTCCGCAACTCAATGAACGTCCAGTTGAACCTTTTTTGGATTTAATCCCTGCTTTAGGTGGAGATGCTTTTAAATCAGGGACTATGATATATGTAAAAGGTAAGGTATTCCTGTCTCTGACCAAAGAAGCGGAAGAAATTCTTGCCCAAAACGCTTCTATCAGCAGTCAATTTTTGAGTGCGATCTTACTCTCAACTCCCCTCTTTGAGAAAGGGATTAGGATTAAACAAACCAAAGAACAGGTTTCATCTTCCTATATCTCTTTGACCTTAAAGGTTCTGGAATCATTTGGAATCAAGATATATAGGGAGGAAGGTTATGTTGTCATTAACCAACAAGATTATCTAAATCCCGAGACTTATACCATAGAAGAAGACTTTTCTTCTGCCTGCTATTTTTGGGCTTTAGGGGCATTAAGCAGCAATCCGATAGGTATAGTAACAGAAAAAACAACCTCACAGCAGGCAGATTTTCAATTTCTTGAACTATTACGGAATATGGGTGCAGCAGTGAACATTACAGGCAAGACAATAACTGTTAAGAGTAGAGCATTACACGGTACTGAGGCTGATATGGGTGATATGCCTGATCAAGTGCCGACTTTAGCTGTTCTTGCACTATTTGCAGACAGTAAGACTAAGATAACGAATATTCACCATCTCAGATATAAAGAGTCAGACCGTATTTCAGCCCTAGTAACAGAGTTATTAAAAATCGGAATTGATATTCACTTCGAAGGAGAAACTTTAACTATTAACCCCCTATTATCCGATCCACCACCAGTAACTCTCAACACTTATAATGATCACAGATTAGTAATGTCTTTTACAATTTTAACATCAATTTTTCAGCAGATACAAATAGATTCAAGAGAATCTGTAAGAAAATCTTTTCCGGATTTTTTCGATAAGTTAGCGATGATTACTGTGTAA
- the ileS gene encoding isoleucine--tRNA ligase, whose protein sequence is MYKLIDLKEKSSDFEKRIRDYWHENGIVLESMQFRQKAPKFIFYEGPPTANGKPGIHHVISRAIKDTVCRYKTMKGYEVNRKAGWDTHGLPVEIEVEKQLGLKDKNAIEKYGVEKFCQKCKESVFNYEKEWRQMTEMMGYWIDLDNPYITLENNYIESVWWILNQFWNKGIIYQGHKIVPYCPSCETPLSSHEVALGYRDVEDPSVFVKFKATDEKDTYYLAWTTTPWTLISNVALVVNPEEAYVKIKHQDEYLYLAKDSLSVIDGEYDIIQEMPGKDLSNREYEQLFPFIKPELRAFFIATADYVTTEDGTGIVHTAPAFGQDDYNTGLKYELPFLQPVDELGKFTAEITDWAGLFVKDADKGIMRNLKDRGLLYKRAQITHSYPFCWRCDWPLIYFARSSWYIRTSEFKELMMEENRKIKWYPPFVGEKRFGEWLENNVDWAISRNRFWGTPLNIWLCENCDYKQSIGSIEELKKFGKQKNGEPVLDDIELHRPYIDDIELTCPHCQSKMNRTPEVIDCWFDSGSMPFAQWHYPFEREEEFDTDLFPADFISEGIDQTRGWFYTMLAISTILKGRSSFRSVLVNDLILDKTGQKMSKSKGNTVNPVELMQQYGADAIRWYLLAVSPPWVPTKFDTKGVEEVLNKLIGTMKNVYSFFATYANIDQYETSEDKIDPSEFTADLDRWIVSRFHSLVTEINYYNERYELTRSVRLLQDFILDELSNWYVRRARRRYWAMSLTKDKEDAYKTLFYVMVNVSKLLAPFAPYLAEEIYTNLTKGKSVHLTDYPLANPDYIDKKLEEEMGVIIDLVSLGRTARNNCHIKVRQTLQALYVPQEYQATAEKMAELIKEEINVKEILFLENKSQLVDYIVKPNFKTMGPKYGKYMKQISSILEDANANQIVDMFNKGKSYYISVEGNSIKIDEDDLFITYENKEGFVLESEKDKFVALDIRLTPELIKEGFARELVNKIQYTRKELDFEIMDNIEIKYSSDDELAEVFEQFAEYIKNETLTVNIERTSEILPDMKKMDINGKDVYLIISKIV, encoded by the coding sequence ATGTATAAGTTAATTGATTTAAAGGAAAAGAGTAGTGATTTCGAAAAGAGAATCAGAGATTACTGGCATGAAAATGGTATCGTACTGGAAAGCATGCAGTTTAGGCAGAAAGCTCCCAAATTCATTTTTTATGAAGGACCTCCTACTGCTAACGGTAAGCCGGGTATCCATCATGTGATTTCTCGGGCTATTAAAGATACAGTATGTCGCTATAAAACCATGAAAGGGTATGAAGTCAATCGTAAAGCCGGTTGGGATACTCATGGTTTGCCTGTCGAGATCGAAGTAGAGAAACAACTCGGTTTAAAAGATAAGAATGCTATTGAAAAATATGGAGTTGAGAAGTTCTGTCAAAAGTGTAAGGAATCAGTCTTTAATTATGAGAAAGAATGGCGACAAATGACAGAGATGATGGGATATTGGATTGATCTTGATAATCCCTATATAACATTAGAAAACAATTATATCGAATCAGTCTGGTGGATCCTTAACCAGTTTTGGAACAAAGGAATTATCTATCAGGGACATAAAATCGTTCCTTATTGCCCAAGTTGTGAGACACCTCTTTCCAGCCATGAAGTTGCGCTTGGCTACCGGGATGTCGAAGATCCTTCGGTCTTTGTCAAATTCAAGGCTACTGATGAAAAAGATACATACTATTTAGCATGGACAACGACACCATGGACTTTGATATCAAATGTTGCTTTAGTTGTTAATCCTGAAGAGGCATACGTCAAAATCAAACATCAAGATGAATATCTCTATTTAGCAAAGGATAGTCTCTCAGTAATAGACGGTGAATATGATATCATTCAAGAAATGCCAGGAAAAGACTTATCAAATCGAGAATATGAACAACTCTTTCCTTTTATCAAGCCCGAACTGAGAGCGTTTTTCATTGCTACAGCAGATTATGTAACTACAGAAGACGGAACAGGAATAGTACATACTGCTCCTGCTTTCGGGCAGGATGACTATAATACCGGGCTAAAATATGAGTTGCCCTTCCTGCAACCAGTTGATGAATTAGGAAAATTTACAGCTGAGATCACTGATTGGGCAGGTCTGTTTGTCAAAGATGCCGACAAAGGAATTATGCGCAACCTCAAAGATAGAGGTTTGCTTTACAAGAGAGCTCAAATTACTCACAGTTATCCATTCTGCTGGCGTTGTGATTGGCCTTTGATCTATTTTGCCCGCTCTTCATGGTACATTCGTACAAGCGAATTCAAAGAATTAATGATGGAAGAGAACCGCAAAATTAAATGGTATCCGCCCTTTGTGGGAGAAAAGAGATTTGGTGAATGGTTGGAGAACAATGTAGATTGGGCAATCAGCCGTAACAGATTTTGGGGGACTCCACTCAACATCTGGCTCTGTGAAAATTGTGATTATAAACAGTCTATTGGTTCGATTGAAGAATTAAAGAAATTTGGAAAGCAAAAGAACGGTGAACCGGTACTAGATGATATTGAACTTCACCGTCCCTATATTGACGATATTGAGCTCACCTGTCCTCATTGTCAGAGTAAAATGAACAGAACACCCGAGGTAATTGATTGTTGGTTTGATAGTGGCTCCATGCCTTTTGCCCAATGGCACTATCCTTTTGAGAGAGAAGAAGAGTTTGATACCGATCTTTTCCCGGCTGACTTTATCTCAGAAGGGATCGATCAGACGAGAGGTTGGTTTTATACTATGTTAGCAATCTCAACTATTTTGAAAGGTCGTTCTTCTTTTCGCAGTGTATTGGTCAATGATCTAATTCTTGATAAGACCGGTCAGAAGATGAGCAAGAGCAAAGGAAATACAGTCAATCCGGTTGAGTTGATGCAACAATATGGAGCAGATGCAATCAGATGGTATCTGCTTGCTGTCAGTCCCCCATGGGTACCAACCAAATTTGATACCAAAGGGGTAGAGGAAGTACTGAACAAGCTTATTGGAACGATGAAGAATGTGTATTCCTTCTTTGCTACTTATGCCAATATTGATCAATATGAAACATCAGAGGATAAAATTGATCCCTCTGAGTTTACAGCTGATCTTGACAGATGGATAGTTTCCCGCTTTCATTCATTAGTGACAGAGATTAATTACTATAATGAAAGATATGAACTTACTCGTTCGGTTCGTCTATTACAGGACTTTATTCTTGATGAGTTGAGCAACTGGTATGTTCGTAGAGCACGTCGAAGGTATTGGGCAATGAGTTTGACCAAAGACAAAGAAGATGCCTACAAAACACTATTTTATGTCATGGTCAATGTCAGTAAACTACTAGCACCATTTGCGCCATATTTAGCAGAAGAAATCTATACAAATCTGACTAAAGGAAAGAGTGTTCATCTAACAGATTATCCCCTTGCTAATCCGGATTATATTGATAAGAAACTGGAAGAAGAGATGGGTGTGATCATTGATCTGGTTTCTTTAGGCAGAACTGCCCGCAACAACTGTCATATCAAAGTTAGACAGACACTTCAGGCACTCTATGTCCCGCAAGAGTATCAAGCTACAGCTGAGAAGATGGCAGAACTGATCAAGGAAGAGATCAATGTAAAAGAGATCTTGTTTCTGGAGAATAAGAGCCAGCTTGTTGATTATATTGTTAAACCGAACTTCAAGACGATGGGTCCGAAATATGGCAAGTATATGAAACAGATCTCTTCTATTCTTGAGGATGCTAATGCAAATCAAATAGTTGATATGTTCAATAAAGGAAAGTCATATTACATCTCAGTTGAAGGAAACAGTATCAAGATTGATGAAGATGATCTATTTATCACATACGAAAACAAGGAAGGTTTTGTACTGGAAAGTGAGAAGGATAAATTCGTTGCTTTAGATATCAGATTAACACCCGAGTTAATAAAAGAGGGATTTGCCCGCGAGCTGGTAAATAAAATCCAATATACTCGTAAAGAACTCGATTTTGAGATCATGGATAATATCGAGATCAAATATAGCAGTGATGATGAGCTGGCTGAAGTCTTCGAGCAATTTGCAGAGTATATCAAGAATGAGACCCTGACAGTCAATATCGAACGTACTTCTGAGATCCTTCCCGATATGAAGAAGATGGATATCAACGGCAAGGATGTATATTTGATCATCTCAAAAATAGTATAG